In the Quercus lobata isolate SW786 chromosome 5, ValleyOak3.0 Primary Assembly, whole genome shotgun sequence genome, one interval contains:
- the LOC115989907 gene encoding uncharacterized protein LOC115989907: MDDSSEEDDVEKEVAFIAKNFRKFLKMKNSGKLFSKGKFSSSKGDRKEFKKKDGKEFQSPQGIVCYECNGHGHLKKECPNYLRGNGKVFATILSDSVSSNSNTKGECDSEGNYRAFMAIASVDSKDHLSNLVDELGNISEDEEIEESEDEDVCQNEGENNLQEAYDSLLEDCGKYTKVANLAMKKMKKVEDEHRCILVQLKEAKCEVEGLKGELVEAYSKIKFLEREVIQANVKVERISTKKLDNVLSSQKSSHDKTGLGYTGEGSSSNEPKKEVRFVSTKNDEKLKEVKPKIETPTIVKRTIGAKSKEKGKSLPKNQRGPQVKHVCHHCGVQGHTRPNCFKLHALKKADSMRGQEISKRRPKGAQAKKEIQMFVVRQFGSFPASVTTIYSTIVVYRAIVSCRIDF; this comes from the coding sequence ATGGATGACTCCTCTGAAGAAGATGATGTGGAGAAGGAGGTAGCATTCATTGCAAAGAACTTCAGAAAATTTCTGAAGATGAAAAACAGTGGGAAGCTGTTTAGCAAAGGGAAGTTTTCATCCTCCAAAGGTGATAGGAAAGAGTttaagaagaaagatgggaaggagTTTCAATCCCCTCAAGGAATCGTGTGTTACGAATGCAATGGTCATGGACATCTCAAGAAGGAATGTCCCAACTATTTGAGAGGGAACGGTAAAGTGTTTGCCACTATCCTTAGTGATTCTGTCAGCTCAAATTCAAACACTAAAGGAGAATGTGATAGTGAAGGAAATTATAGGGCCTTTATGGCTATTGCCTCCGTTGATTCAAAGGATCATTTGAGCAATTTGGTTGATGAACTTGGTAATATTTCTGAagatgaggaaattgaagaatcagaagatgaagatgtGTGCCAAAATGAAGGGGAGAACAACCTTCAAGAAGCATATGATTCTCTGTTGGAAGATTGTGGAAAATATACCAAAGTTGCGAATCTTGCtatgaaaaagatgaaaaaggttGAGGATGAGCATAGGTGTATACTTGTGCAACTCAAGGAAGCAAAGTGTGAAGTAGAAGGACTCAAGGGAGAATTGGTTGAAGCTTACTCTaagatcaagtttcttgaaCGTGAGGTTATCCAAGCTAATGTCAAGGTTGAGCGCATCTCCaccaagaaacttgacaatgtgCTATCCTCTCAAAAATCTTCACATGATAAGACCGGTTTGGGCTATACTGGAGAAGGAAGTTCTAGCAACGAACCCAAGAAGGAAGTAAGGTTCGTATCAACCAAGAATGATGAGAAACTCAAAGAAGTGAAGCCTAAGATTGAGACCCCTACTATTGTAAAAAGAACCATTGGTgcaaaatcaaaggaaaaagggaagtcattacccAAAAATCAAAGGGGGCCTCAAGTGAAGCATGTGTGTCATCACTGTGGTGTACAAGGGCACACAAGGCCGAATTGTTTCAAGCTTCATGCACTCAAGAAGGCTGACTCTATGCGTGGCCAAGAAATTTCAAAGAGAAGACCAAAGGGAGCACAAGCTAAAAAGGAGATACAAATGTTCGTGGTTCGCCAATTTGGTTCTTTTCCTGCCTCTGTTACAACCATATATTCTACCATTGTAGTGTATAGAGCAATTGTATCATGTAGAATTGATTTCTAG